tcaaatgagttcatataaattgaaacggaggaagtagTATATATTTGAAGAAAAGTCTCCCTCACACATGGACATATTGACAAAGTATATACTGTGCGCCAAAGCTGGATGCTATGTTAGTGCTTTTTATGGTCAAATTCAAAGCTCTTTAAATAATGCATTTAATTAATATTTAGTAAAGGAATAAAACTGTAGTAGACCAGGTTAAATTGAAATAAGGCAGTACTATTAAATAACGGCGAAAATGCCCTAGTGAAAAATCttgccacaaaaaaaaaaaaaaaaaacagttgtttctctttgaggagtgaaaaTAGAAAGTGTATAAATACTTTGGTCAaatacccgcaagggtggctcaattGGTTGAGCATGAAACTTTCATAACAGAGGTTTGAGGTTCGAAACCCTCTACttacgacagcaggggatttgtcTTCTGAGTCGAGCTAGTCGCACATGGCTTGCCTAGTCGGGTTACCTCTCTTGTATGGTTTGGGGCTATTACACAGAAACAGAATTTACCTTATACACACATAAAGGATATCAGCTGCGAGttccttgtcataaaaaaaaaaaaaaaaaaaaaaacacacacacactttAGTCAAATTGGTTCAATGAAGTTGACCAACCAGTTCAGCTTCTCCGCATTTACCTTAAGTTAAAGTGTAAAACAAAAAAACACAACAACCGTGAAGTAAAAGAATAAAAAATTGGTAACGTCCAAACATAATTTACTGTCGGATAAGAGACACAAAGACGACGCCTGAACTAAACCTCAAAAAACCTCTGTTAGTGAAAGGGATTCTCCAACTGTTTAAAATTGCATTTTGACAAAATTTCCTTgttttttttgtgttgtattaATGTATATATCGAAACTTAAATTTGACTGAACCATATATATACTGATGTAGACACCTAAGatatgagaatatttttctagaTTGGTTTCATACTAAACTTGGTAATTTTCTCTTAGATTAATTTCTCCATGCAGTTTCCATTTTATTCCAATAAACTTTAAGCACAAGGCTTTGGCGGCTCTTTTATTCCAATGTTAGTTCGTCTTGACTTACTCTAGAAATATATATTTACAAACTGATGCCCTACCAATAATTAAATAGACCACctaagttcaatttttttttttaattataataaTTTAAATGTGTCGCAGAGTTCTTAGCTCCTTTCTTCTGTTAGCTGTCCATTCTTTTATTTATACATTTTTGTAGTATCGTATTTTTTCCATCTCTCAAACTCGGTTTCTCTCTCTGTCCCCCATCTTCTTCCAGCCTTCtaaaccagaaaaaaaaaaaaacaaccaatTGTGTTTGATTATTTGTCCTAGTTTCTGATCTATTTCAACTTTGATATTGAAACCTATCCTTACCATTTTTTTCGATCAGACAAATCGGCTTATTTTGGATTTGGCCCGACAATTTAGCTATTTTTGGCAAATTTGGCGTTACCCATTTGAGATCTACAATTTGTTCTTAATTATACTAAATTCTTATCTTTGCCGTCGATAAGACTTTTCTTGATTCTCCGGGTAggcatttctttttttttttccttatcttTATTGGTACAGATTCTTTCCTTAAAGCGGGTAAATACACAAAGTGTTAGCTGGAAAGTTGGACGGTGCGTGTATTCATTTCCTTtgcaaatctctctctctctcttcacgcGTGGCACTGACTATTGGACTCGTGTTATTGCTAAACTTCAGACAATATATTACAACTGTTTCTAACTGGCTTTTAGATTTTTGAGGTTATCTAAAAAAATGGTTATGTACTGTAAAATTTTAGTTTAGCTTGTGAAGTCAATGGTTTGATCTGATTCCTCAAGAATTCAACGCCAACATACTCAaataaatttctttttattttttctgttACCATCCCACTCAATTACCAAAAAATGATGCGTATGAAGACCAAAAGTAGTGTTGTGCCACCGATGATGAACGGGACTTCCACCGGTAGAGACGGTGCTGCTGAGAATGAATGGGAGGTCCGACCCGGTGGAATGTTGGTCCAGAAGCGTAACCCGGATTCAGAAAACCGGCCTCCTCCACCACCTATTCGGGTTCGGGTCAAGTATGGCTCAATTTACCACGAAATCAATATCAGTCCTCAAGCAACCTTTGGTAAGTGAAAAATAAGTCTCCTTTTCTCATATCTCAGTTTACTATTCCCTCCGTCACAATTGCCTAATATAGTTTGATTAGGCACGTAATTTAAGAATAAATAGGAATGACTTTTCTCATATCTTaatttactactccctccgtcacaATTGCCTAATATAATTTGATTAGACACGTAATTTTAATTTCGAATTTCATGAGTCAAAATTGTTTACTTTGACCGTAAATTCGGACAtacaatttttaaattttttgagaaataatttacatatttagaaattatataaaaaatactataagtcacgatgattaacaatttaaaatatttaaaggtaGACGAATAAATCACAGTCAAAGGTTTTATTATTTGACTCTCAATCCAAACTCaattatcacataaattagagttttttcctttttttttttctttttttacattatttgtgAATTGCGATTATTGAATTGAAGGGGAATTGAAGAAGATGTTAACTGGTCCAACGGGGCTGCACCATCAAGATCAAAAGTTGTTGTACAAAGACAAAGATAGGGACAACAATGCGTTCCTTGATATTTCTGGTGTTAAGGACAAGTCAAAAATAGTTGTAGTTGAAGATCCACTTAGCCAAGAGAAACGGTACCTTGAGATGAGAAAGAATGCTAAGATGGAGAAGGCTGCTAAAGCTATATCAGACATCAGTTTTGAAGTCGATAGGCTTGCTGGACAGGTAACAACTCCGTCTTCTCCCTTTGTATTACCATTAGTAATGTGCATAGAGATCAGTTATTTTAACTTGTATATACTAATAGCTTAAATGAATTTTATCAGGTTTCCAAAAAAATAACTGCAGATAAcgtttcataataagtgaaaTTTATAATCTGAAAAATAAGACCGATTATGTGTCATAACATATTAAAATTCTTACTGGCTTAGCTTCGAGATAGAGAACATATTTGTGTTGGTTTAGCAAGCTTATATTTATGTTGGTTTAGCAAGCTTATATTTATGTTGGCAGAATACCTAAAGACCCCTTAAACTTGACACGAGTTATTAGTTGCTCACCTAAACTATCAGTAATCTTAATTACCCTTGAATTTGGTTATTTGATAGCCTTTACCCTGTAGACGTTGATGTGGCTATACTCTCTTTTAGGTTCGAGgggatgcaaaaaaaaaaaaaaaaaatgaaaaataactgATCTAAGTAGGCTATTTTCAACTGTTAATTGTCACACTCTTTTTTAGTCGTGCAACTAATAATCCGTGCCAAGTTCAGGTTACCTAAAAAATTACTACATGTAATGTTCATAATAAATGAAATTAGTAATCTGGAAAATAAAGCAGATTATCTCTTATAGCATACATTAAATTGTTATTGGCTTAGGCTTCGAGATAGCTAAGATATTTGTGTTGGTTTAGCAAGCTTATATTTATGTTTGGATTGCTTAGGTGTCTGCGTTCGAATCAATAATTTCCAAGGGTGCAAAAGTTGCAGAAAAGGATTTGGTTAATGTGATTGAGTTGTTGATGAATCAACTGCTTAAATTGGATGGTATTGTAGCTGAAGGTGATGTTAAATTGCAAAGGAAAATGCAGGTAATTAGCTTAAATTCTGCACAGCAAGCGACTTTATTGCTTTAGGAATGAACTAAAACTTGATATCTGTTTTTGCACAGGTGAAAAGAGTGCAAAAATATGTTGAAACACTAGATGTGTTGAAGATTAAAAATTCAGCGCCATCAAGCAATGGGGATCACATTCCGAAACAGGAGTCCTCCCCGTCTCAACAGCATCATCACCAGCGCAGGTATTCCAACGAGCAAGCATCATCGCCCGTTCAAAACCAGAACGGCAGGCAAACAAAACATCAGCAGCC
The nucleotide sequence above comes from Lycium barbarum isolate Lr01 chromosome 3, ASM1917538v2, whole genome shotgun sequence. Encoded proteins:
- the LOC132631850 gene encoding BAG family molecular chaperone regulator 1, with the protein product MMRMKTKSSVVPPMMNGTSTGRDGAAENEWEVRPGGMLVQKRNPDSENRPPPPPIRVRVKYGSIYHEINISPQATFGELKKMLTGPTGLHHQDQKLLYKDKDRDNNAFLDISGVKDKSKIVVVEDPLSQEKRYLEMRKNAKMEKAAKAISDISFEVDRLAGQVSAFESIISKGAKVAEKDLVNVIELLMNQLLKLDGIVAEGDVKLQRKMQVKRVQKYVETLDVLKIKNSAPSSNGDHIPKQESSPSQQHHHQRRYSNEQASSPVQNQNGRQTKHQQPPRHSPSGSVVITTQWETFDPAPGSLLDHYPTTAPSNNNNHASAQPRFNWDLL